Genomic segment of Tomitella fengzijianii:
CGCGCGTCGCCGGACGGCCTGAGCGTGACGGGTCATGACGACGCTGTGGGTCGCGCTCGCCGGCGGCGGGGGTGCGACGGCGCGGTTCCTCCTGGACGGTGCCATCACCTCGCGCCGCGCATGGCGGTTCCCGTGGGCGACGCTCGCGATCAACGTGCTCGGCTCCCTGCTGCTCGGTTATCTCACGGGACTCGCGATGTTCCACGATGCCCCGACGGGATTCACCGTGATCGCGGGCGTGGGATTCTGCGGTGGATTCACCACCTTCAGCGCCGCCAGCGTGGAGACCGTCCGCCTGCTGGAGACGCGCCGCTACGCGGCCGGGCTGGCGAACCTGGGCGGGACGCTCGTCGTCACGGCGGCCGCCGCGGCGCTGGGTCTGTGGCTGGCTTCGGTGTCGTAGCGGGGGTCGCTGAGGGGCGCACGGGAAGTGGGAGACGGGATGGACAGGGTCGGGATGGACAAATGCATCGTGGTGGGGTTCGACGGGCTCCCCGCAGGGCGGGCCGCGTTGGCGAAGTCCGCGGAGCTCGCGGCGGCGCTGGGGGCATGGCTGGCAGTGGTGCACGTTCCGGACACCGCCGACGAGCCGGTGGACCCGGACTCGCCGGCCTGGGCGGAGGGTCGCGATGCCGCGGTGGCGGCGGTGCGGGCCTCAGCGGAGCATGAGCTGGCCGCGACTGCGGTCCGCTGGCGGTTCGACGCGCTCGCGGGACCGCCGGCCGCGGTGCTGGGAAGCGTGGCCGACGAGGAGCACGCCGACATGATCGTGCTCGGGGCGCCGCGGGCGGGCCTGGCGGCGGCGATGGAACGGCTCCTGGGAGACGCCGTCGCGGTGCAACTGCTCCGGCACGGCCACCGCCCGGTCCTGGTCGTCCCGGAACACTCCCGGTGAGCGCCCCGCCCGCAACGGCATTCCCGCACGCCGCCTGTGCAGTGGATGCGGGGCAGGCCATGATGGGGAGATGGCGGACGATACGGATACCTCGGCGCGGCGCTGGACCTACCTGATGGACATGGACGGCGTCCTCGTCCACGAGGAGACACTGATCCCGGGTGCGGACGAGCTCATCGCCGAGCTCACCGTGGCCGGCAACCCGTTCCTGGTGCTCACCAACAACTCCATCCGCACGCCACGCGACCTGCGTGCGCGCCTGGAACAGACGGGATTGGACGTGCCCGAGTCGGCCATCTGGACCTCGGCCCTCGCCACGGCGAGTTTCCTGGACTCGCAGCGGCCCCGCGGCACCGCGTACGTCGTCGGCGAGTCCGGCCTGACCACGGCCCTGCACGACGTCGGCTACGTGCTCACCGACCGCGACCCGGACTACGTGGTGCTGGGGGAGACCCGCACCTACTCGTTCGAGGCGATCACCACGGCGATCCGACTGGTGGAGCGGGGTGCGCGGTTCATCGCCACCAACCCGGACCCGACGGGCCCGTCGCGCGACGGGTCGCTGCCCGCGACGGGTGCAGTGGCGGCGCTCATCAGCAGGGCGACGGGCCGCGAACCGTACTTCGTGGGCAAGCCGAACACGCTGATGATGCGGTCCGCGTTGCGCGCCCTGGGCGCGCACTCGGAGCAGACGCTGATGATCGGCGATCGGATGGACACCGACGTGGTGGTGGGCCTCGAAGCGGGCATGCGGACGATCCTCGTGCTCAGCGGCATCTCCACGCGCCAGACGATGGAGATGTACCCGTACCGGCCCACCCTCGTGGTGGACTCCGTCGCCGACCTCGTGGGGAGGACCGGGGACCCGTTCTCCCGGTGACCCCAGCAGGACACCTGCGCGCGGATTGCGCAATCGAGACCCGATCGAGAGCAAAAGTGCCGGGACACCGTCTGAACGGTGTCCCGGCACTTTTGCCACTGTCGGGGTGGCGGGATTCGAACCCACGACCTCTTCGTCCCGAACGAAGCGCGCTACCAAGCTGCGCCACACCCCGTGGCAGACGGAACGCGCACCGGGAAAACGTCCCCGGGGCACTTCCGAACAAGCCTCGCTGAGTCTAGCGCACACCCGCACCGGATCGCGAAACGGCCTCCCCGTCCTCCGTCGCAGCCCTGTCGACACGCGCGGGGACGAGGGTGAGCAGGGTCGCCTCCGGCCTGCAGAAGAAGCGGGCGGGCGCATACGGCGAGGTGCCCAGGCCGGCGGAGACGTGCAGTTTCATGTGCTCGCCCCACTGCGAGGGCCCCTTGACCCGCGAGCGGTCGATGCCGCAGTTGGTCACCAGCGCGCCGTACACAGGGAGGCAGAGCTGGCCGCCGTGGGTATGCCCGCACATGGCGAGGTCGTAGCCGTCGGAGGCGAAGTGGTCCAGCACCCGCGGCTCGGGGGAATGGCTCAGGGCCAGGCGCAGATCGGCTGCGGGGTCCGCCTTGCCTTCGATCGTGTCGTAGCGGTCGCGTTGCAGGTGAGGGTCGTCCACGCCGGCGACGCTGATCGTGTTGCCGCCCGCGGTGATCTCCTGCTTGCGGTGGGTGGCGTCGATCCACCCCCGTTCGACGAATGCGGCGCGCAGGTCCTGCCACGGCAACGACGGGCCGGGTACGCGCTCGTGGTTCCGGTCGAAGTACTTGAGCGGGTTCTTCGCCACCGGGCCGAAGTAGTCGTTGCTGCCGAAGACGAACGCGCCGGGACGGTCCAAGAGCCCCCCGAGCGCCTGTACCACGGCCGGCACGGCGCGGGGATGCGCCAGGTTGTCGCCGGTGTTGACGACGAGGTCCGGTTCCAGCGCGTCGAGTTCACGCACCCACGCCTGCTTGAGCTGCTGGCGGGGCAGCATGTGCAGGTCGCTGAGGTGCAGCACGCGGATGCTGGGTGAACCGGGGGCGAGCACCTCGAGCGTGGAGGTGCGCAGTGCGAAGGCGTTGCGCTCGATCAGCGTGGCGTATCCGAGCGACGCGGCACCCGCGGCGGCCACCGCCCCGAGCGCCGGCACCACGGGCCCGCGGCGGATCCGCCGACTGCTCGCCGGGCGGGGTGTCCAGTTCAATCCGAAAGTTGTGCCCACGGACGCCACGATACGGCAGGCGTCCGCATTGCGAATCGGTGCGCGAGGTCGGGTCGCGAACCCCCGGGCACGCGGGCCGCGAACGCTTCCCGAGCGCGTACCGTTCCACGTTATGGGAGAACTCAAGGATCAGATCCGCGCCGACCTCACCGCCTCGATGAAGGCCAAGGATGCACTGCGCACGGGGACGCTGCGGATGGTGCTGTCCGCGGTGCAGGCGGAGGAGGTCGCGGGCAAGGAAGCGCGCACCCTCACCGACGACGAGGTGCTCAAGGTCATCGCCAAGGAATCGAAGAAGCGCCTCGAGGCCGCGCAGGTGTTCGACGACGCCGACCGCGCGGAGCTGGCGCAGAAGGAGCGCGCCGAGGAGGAGATCCTCGCGGCGTACCTGCCGCAGCAGCTCGACGACGACGAACTCGCCCAGGTGGCGGACGCGGCCATCGCGGAGGTCCGTGAGCAGCTGGGCGAGCAGCCGGGGATGCGTCAGATGGGACAGGTCATGAAGGCGGCGACAGCGCGCGCCGCGGGGCGCGCGGACGGCTCCCGCCTGTCCGGGGCGGTGAGGTCCCGGCTGGCGGGCTGACCCGGCCTGTTGGTCAGTCGGTGTCGTCGCGTCCGTCGTTCCCGTTGCCGCCGCCGTCGTTGCTCCGGTCCTCGGACCGTGGCGTCCGGTCACCGCGGTCGCCGCGATCGTCGGCGGGCTTACGGCTGCCGTCGCTGATGTTGATGGTGATCGTGGCACCGGGCACGGCGGAGCCGACGGGGCTCACCGAGACCACATTGCCCTTCTGGTTGTCGGACGGCACCGTCACCGACTTCACCTGGAAGCCCGCGCCGCGCAGGCGGGCGGTGGCTCCGGCCTCGGTGCGGCCCGTGACGTCGGGCACGATGGCCGAGGCGTTGCCCTTCACGTACTGCGGGTCCGGCGGGGGCAGCACCGGCGGCGGGTAGTCGCCCAGGATGCGGCCCACGGCTTGATACCAGGCGAGCGCGGGCTCGGTGCCGCCGTACACGTTGCCCTCGGCGCAGGAGCGCAGGGGCGACGTGCAGATGGGTCCTGGATTGGTGCCGTCGTTGTAGACGTAGGAGAACCCGGCGATGGACTGCGTGAAGGCCAGGAACGCCGACGAGCGGTAGGTCTCCGTGGTTCCGGTCTTCGCGGAGACCGGCGCGGTCCATCCGGCTGCGGCGGCCGAGCCGGCTGAGGTGCCGCCGGCCACGTGGTCCTGCCCCAGTCCGACGGCCAGGGTGTTCGCGAGGCCGGGGTCGATGACCTGCTTGCACGCCTCCTGCGTCACCGGTACGGGCTTGCCGTCGCGGTCGAACACGGCCTCGATGGGGGTGGGCGGGCACCAGGTTCCGCCGGACGCCAGCGTGGCTGCCACGTTGGCCATCTCCAGCGGGTCCACCGGGGTGGGGCCGAGCGTGAACGAGCCGCGGTTCTCGTCCTTGACGATCTGCGCGAGGCTGCGGTCGTCCACCCCGGACGTGCCGGGCGTGGTGTACGAGCGCAGTCCCAGGCGCACCGCCATATCTACGGTGGGCGGCACCCCGACGTCCTTGAGCATTTTGACGAACGCGGTGTTCGGCGAGGTGGCCAGGGCCTGCGTCAGCGACATGACCGTGGGGTAGTCGCCCACGTTGCGCACGCAATACGAATCGGCGGGGCAGCCGGCCGCGCCGCCGTGCCCCATCCCCTGCGCGGCGAAGAAGGGCGGGACCTGCACGGTGGTGTCCAGGCCGAGCCCCTTCTCCATCGCGACCGCTGTGGTGAAGATCTTGAAGGTCGAGCCCGCGCCGTCGCCGACCATCGTGAACGGCTGCGGCTGGACGGTCTCGTGCGCGGCCGCGTCGAGCCCGTAGGTGCGGCTGCTGGCCATCGCGACCACCTTGTGGGCGTCCTTGCCGGGCTCGATCAGGTTCATGACCTCGGCGATGCCGTCCAGATCGGGTGAGGCGGTGTCGGTGAGCGCGCGCTTGACCGAGTCCTGGATCTCCGGCCGCAGCGTGGTGCGGATCAGGTAGCCCCCGCGCTGGAGCTGCTCGTCGGTGAATCCGGCGTCGTTGAGGTAGTTGAGGACGTAGTCGCAGAAGAATCCGCGGTCGCCGGCGGCGATGCACCCGCGCGGCAGCGTGTTCGGCTTGGGCAGGATCCCCAGCGGCTCCTTCTTCGCCTCCGCGGCCTGCTGCGGGGTGATCGCCTGGGTCGACGCCATCGCGTCCAGCACTTCGTTGCGCCGGGCAGTGGTCTCGTCGGGATTGATGTAGGGGTTCAGGCGCGAAGGCGACTGCACCATTCCCGCCAGCATCGCCGATTGGGTGAGACTCAGGTCCTTGGCGTCCACTCCGAAGTAGGTGCGCGCCGCATCCTGCACGCCGTAGCTGCCGTTGCCGTAGGGGACCAGGTTCAGGTAGCGCGTCAGGATCTCGTCCTTGGACAGCTGCTTGTCCAGCGTCAGCGCCATGCGGGCCTCGCGGAGCTTGCGCGAGATGGTCGTCTCGGTGGCGGCGCGGCGCTGCGCGTCGGTCTGGGCGGCTACGTACGCCAGATAGTTCTTGACATACTGCTGGTCGATGGTCGACGCGCCCTGCTGCACCTCGCCGCTGCTGGTGTTGGTCAGCACCGCGCGCAGGGTGCCCTGCCAGTCGACGCCCTTGTGGGTGGCGAAACGGCGGTCCTCGATGGAGACCTGGGCCAGCTTCATGTAGTTCGAGATCTGGTCGCTCGGCACCTCGAATCGGCGCTGGTCGTAGAGCCAGGCCAGCGGGTTCCCCGCGGCGTCGACGATGGTGGTCACCGCCGGCGCGTCGCCCTCCAGCACCTGCGACGACGACGAGTCCACGGCATCGCTGGCCTTGTTGACGACGACACCCACGCCCCCGAACACGGGGAACAGGACGCCCGCCAGCACGACGCCTGCGAGCACGCAGATGCCGAGCAACTTCGCGAATGTCTTCCCTGACGGCACGCACCACAGAGTACGCAGGGTGGCGCCCGCGCCGTCTATGCGGCGCGCGGGAAGGCGCCATCGGTGGCGCTGCGGGGCCCGGAAAGGCGGCGGCGGGAGCTTTTACCCGATCCTTGGGGTTGCAAGGCGGTGTTCAGTCGCCTAAGTTAACAATTACTGTGATGCAGTTAACAATCTGAGAGTTGCACGCGAAGGGGGCAGGTCATATGCGCACTTCAGCCCATATGTCGGAATCCGAGAGCGTACGAAAGAACACGGGCGACCCCGCCGCGGGCCGGTCACCCGCCAAGTCCACCGGGCACGGCGCTTCGGTGCCGAAGCTCCGCAAGACCGGAATCCCGCCGCTGTCGGTGGATTCCAGCGAGGCGCGGATGGCCTGGACGTCGCAGGCTCTGTGCCGCAATATCGACCCGGACGAGCTGTTCGTCCGGGGCGCGGCGCAGCGCAAGGCGGCGACGATCTGCCGGCACTGCCCCGTCATGCTCGAATGCGCGGCGGACGCCCTCGACAACCGGGTCGAGTTCGGCGTGTGGGGCGGCATGACGGAGCGTCAGCGCAGGGCGCTGCTCAAGGAGCACCCCAATGTGCGGTCCTGGGCCACCTTTTTCGAGGCCGCCCGCCGCCGCTCCGCAGTCTGACCGGTCAGGGGCCGTCGGCCGCAAGCTGATCGCCCAAGGCCCGCAGCGCGTCCAGGCTCGAGACCTCGAACGGCAATGAGGGCACCCCGACGACGGGCACCTGCGGGTGCGCGCCGGTGAAACGGCCGAGCAGCCGCACCTCGCGCTTCGCGGTCGATCCCCGCTCGGCGTGGATCCGCAGGACCGCGCCGGCCAAGGGCGGCAGGCTCGGCACCGGCGCGTCGTCTGCCGTTGCCCCGCGCTGCTCGTCCAACCGGTCCGCTGCGGCCAGTGCCGTCTCCACCGGCAGCTGCGCCAGCATCGGGTGCGTGCGGTTGAGTACCAACCCGGCCAACGGCATGTCCTCCGCGGTGAGGCGTTCGACGAAGAACGACGCCTCGCGCAACGCGTCCGGCTCCGCGGCGGAGACCACCAGGAACGCGGTGCCCGGCCTGCGCAGGAGCTGATACGTGCGGTCGGCCCGTTCGCGGAACCCGCCGATCATCTCCTCGAACGACTGCACGAACATCGATGCGTCGGCCAGCATCGAGCTGCCGACCACCGTCGACACCGCCCGCATCGCCATGCCGACGGCTCCGCTGACGATCTTGCGGATCCCCCGGCCCGGGGCCATGAACATGCGGATCATGCGGCCGTCGAGGAACGCCCCCAGGCGTTGCGGGGCGTCCAGGAAGTCGAGCGCGTTGCGCGACGGCGGGGTGTCCACCACGATCAGGTCCCACGCGTCTTCGGCGACCAGCTGCCCCAGCTTCTCCATCGCCATGTACTCCTGCGTTCCGGCGAAGGAGGTGGCGACGGTCTGGTAGAAGGGGTTCGCCAGGATCTCCCGGGCCCGCTCGGGAGTCGCGTACTGGACCACCATGTCGTCGAAGGTGCGGCGCATGTCCAGCATCATCGCGTGCAGTCCGCCGCCCGAGTCGTTGTCCGGCAGCGGCACCGGTTGCGGTGTGTTGCCCAGGTCCTCCACTCCCAGCGCCTGCGCCAGCCGGCGCGCCGGGTCGATGGTCAGCACCACCACGGAGCGGCCGGATTCGGCGGCGCGCAGGGCGAGCGCGGCGGCCGTCGTCGTCTTTCCCACGCCGCCGGCGCCGCAGCACACGACCACCCGGGTGGCGCTGTCGCCGAGCATCGCACCGACGTCCACGGTGCCGGTCATCGGACCCCCTGCCCGGCCAGCTGTTCGGCCAATTGGTAGACGCCGCCGAGGTCCATGCCATCGGGCACCTCGCCCAACTCGAGTTGCGCCACGTGCAGGCCGGCGAGCTCCCGTGCGCTCGCGCGCTGTGCCCGGCATCGGATGGCGTGCTCGATCGTCTCGGTCAGCAGTCCCGCGAAGTCCTCGTCTGCGACGGTGAGGTGCACGCGCTCGAAGTCCGCGCGGATGGCCTCGGCGTCGATCTCGCCCTCCGCGGCCGCGGCGATCATCTCGTCGTCGAGATAGGTGGCCTCCGTGCGGTTGACGATCACCGCGCCCGGCTGCAGGTCCAGGCGCTGCAGCTCGGCCATGGCGTCGGCGGTCTCCTGGACCGGAAGAGCCTCGAGGAGGGTCACCAGGTGCACCACCGTCTGCGGGGAGTGCAGCAGATCGACGACGCCCTCCGACTGGGCGCGGATGGGGCCGCCCTTGGCGAGGTCGGCCATCGCCTTGGTGACGTCGAGGAAGCTTCCGATGCGGCCGGTGGGCGGCGCATCGACCACGACCGCGTCGTAGAGGTACCGGCCGTCCACTGTCCGGGTCGTCGCCTCCTTGACCTTGCCCGTGAGCAGAACGTCGCGCAGCCCGGGTGCGAGCGTCGTGGCGAACTCGACGGCGCCGATGCGCTTCATCGCCTTGCCCGCGAAACCCAGGTTGTAGAACATGTCGAGGTACTCGAGGAACGCGGCCTCTATGTCGATGGCGAGTGCATGCACCTCGCCCCCGCCGTCGGCCACGGCGACCTTCGTCTCCGCGTAGGGCAGGGGCGCGGTGTCGAATACCTGGGCGATTCCCTGGCGCTCTTCGACCTCGATAAGCAAGACCCTGCGGCCTCCCGAGGCGAGTGCGAGCGACAGCGCGGCGGCGACGGTGGTCTTGCCGGTACCGCCCTTGCCGCTGACGAAGTGCAGACGCGACTGCGCTGCGGTTTCCGGCCACGTGGACGTCAGTCCCTCCACCGTGGAGCGAGCATGTGTTGTGGGCACCGCCCGAGTGTATGAGGTGAGACGACCGCGCAGGTGCGGAAGCCCGCCCGTGGCCGCGTCGGCAGGATCGGCCGACGGGGTGTCGCGGTGCCCGCAAAAGGGGCCGGCGGCGGGGATATGGTGTCTCCATGAGTGAACCCGAGCAGGCAGCAGGCGCGGTCAGGTGGGAATACTTCGTGGCACCGCTGCTGATCCACAACCCCAAGGCCATCCTCGACAATTTCGGCGACGACGGCTGGGAGCTGGTCTCGGTGCTGCCCGGGCCCACCGGTGAGCAGCACGTCGCCTACCTGAAGCGCCGCAAGTGAGCGCCGCCACGCCGACCGGCCGGCTGGCCGAGCTGGGCCTGACGCTTCCGCCCGTGGCGGCGCCGCTGGCCTCGTACGTGCCCGCCGTGCGCAGCGGGCAGTTCGTGTTCACCTCCGGCCAGCTGCCCACCGTCGGCGGCGAACTGCTGCGGACCGGGAAGGTGGGGGCGGACGTCACGCCGGAGGACGCCAAGGACCTCGCGCGCGTCGCAGCGCTCAATGCTCTTGCCGCCGTCGACTCCGTCGTGGGGCTCGACAACGTCGCGCGGATCGTCAAGGTGGTCGGGTTCGTCTCCTCCGCCCCGGGGTTCGGCGGTCAGCCCGGCGTCGTCAACGGCGCCTCCGAGCTGCTCGGCGAGGTGTTCGGCGAGTCCGGGCGGCACGCGCGCAGCGCCGTCGGGGTTTCGGACCTGCCCATCGACTCCCCGGTCGAGGTGGAACTGCAGGTCGAGGTGCGGTCGTGACCGCGCCGGTCCACCCGGCCTACGGGGTCCTGCGACCGGTGACGGCCACCGCCGGGGTCCTGCTGTGCCGCAACCCCGGAATCATGGAGCTCGACGGAACCAACACCTGGATCCTCCGCGCACCGGACTCGGACGCGGTCGTCGTCGTGGACCCGGGTCCCGACGACCAAGAGCATCTGCAGCGGATCGCGGGCCTGGGCCCCGTGGCCACCACCATCGTCACCCACCGGCACGATGACCACACCGGGGGGATCGACAGGCTCCGTGAGCTCACCGGTACCGGCGTGCACGCCGTGCTACCGGAATACCGCCGAGGCGACGGCGGCGCCCTGGATGACGGTTCGGTGATCGACGCGGCGGGTGTGCGTCTCCGCGTGCTCGCCACGCCCGGACACACCGCGGACAGCGTCTCGCTGGTGGTCGAGGGCGACGGCGGCCACCCTGACGCGGTCCTCACCGGCGACACCATTCTGGGGCGCGGCACCACCGTGATCGACCCGCAGGACGGTTCGCTGCGCGACTATCTGGGTTCGCTGGATCGGCTGATCGACGCGGGGGAGGGGCTCGCGTGCCTTCCCGCGCACGGACCCGACCTGCCTGACACCTCCGCCGTGGCGCGCGACTACCGCGCGCACCGTCAGCAGCGCCTGAACCAGGTGCGCGATGCGCTCGCGGCGCTGGGGGACGACGCCACGGCGCGGCAGGTGGTCGAACACGTCTACCGTGACGTCGACGAATCGCTGTGGCCGGCCGCGGAATGGTCTGTGGCCGCGCAGCTGGACTACCTGCGCGGCTGAGAGGCCGCCTGCACGACCGGAATACGCCTGCGGGCGGCGACACGACGGTCCGGGGGATACCCGGCCGGGATGTCGCCGCCCGTCAGGTCAGCGTGCGCGGCGCGCGAGTCGCTCGGAGTCGATGATGAGCACGCTCTTGCCTTCGAGGCGCAGCCAGCCGCGGTGCGCGAAGTCTGCAAGCGCCTTGTTGACGGTCTCGCGCGAAGCGCCGACGAGCTGCGCGATCTCCTCCTGCGTGAGGTCGTGCGTCACGCGGAGGGCGCCGGCCTCCTGTGTGCCGAAACGCTGGGCCAGCTGGAGCAGCGCCTTGGCGACACGGCCGGGAACGTCGGTGAAGATGAGGTCGGCCAGCGAGTTGTTGGTGCGGCGCAGGCGGCGGGCCAACACGCGCAGAAGCTGTTCGGCGATCTCCGGGCGCTGCGAGATCCAGTCCTTGAGCGCCTCACGGTCCATCGAGACCGCCTTGACCTCGGTGACCGTGATGGCGCTGGACGTGCGCGGGCCCGGGTCGAAGATGGAGAGCTCGCCGAACATGTCCGACGGGCCCATGATCGTCAGCAGGTTCTCGCGGCCGTCCGGCGAACGACGCCCGATCTTGATCTTGCCGGTGCCGATGATGTACAGCCGGTCGCCCGGCTCACCTTCGTGGAAGATCGTGTGGCCTCGCGGAAACTCGACCGGCTGAAGCTGCTTGATCAGGGCGGAAACTGCGGAGGGTTCTACTCCCTGGAAGATTCCGGCTCTGGCCAGGACCTCGTCCACGTGGGCTCCTCATGGTCTGTGCTGTCTGTGTCTGCGCCGTGCAAACCTGCTGTGTGCCCCACGGCTCTTGGTGCCCGCGCATGCCCGGGCACGCGGTGCA
This window contains:
- a CDS encoding penicillin-binding protein is translated as MPSGKTFAKLLGICVLAGVVLAGVLFPVFGGVGVVVNKASDAVDSSSSQVLEGDAPAVTTIVDAAGNPLAWLYDQRRFEVPSDQISNYMKLAQVSIEDRRFATHKGVDWQGTLRAVLTNTSSGEVQQGASTIDQQYVKNYLAYVAAQTDAQRRAATETTISRKLREARMALTLDKQLSKDEILTRYLNLVPYGNGSYGVQDAARTYFGVDAKDLSLTQSAMLAGMVQSPSRLNPYINPDETTARRNEVLDAMASTQAITPQQAAEAKKEPLGILPKPNTLPRGCIAAGDRGFFCDYVLNYLNDAGFTDEQLQRGGYLIRTTLRPEIQDSVKRALTDTASPDLDGIAEVMNLIEPGKDAHKVVAMASSRTYGLDAAAHETVQPQPFTMVGDGAGSTFKIFTTAVAMEKGLGLDTTVQVPPFFAAQGMGHGGAAGCPADSYCVRNVGDYPTVMSLTQALATSPNTAFVKMLKDVGVPPTVDMAVRLGLRSYTTPGTSGVDDRSLAQIVKDENRGSFTLGPTPVDPLEMANVAATLASGGTWCPPTPIEAVFDRDGKPVPVTQEACKQVIDPGLANTLAVGLGQDHVAGGTSAGSAAAAGWTAPVSAKTGTTETYRSSAFLAFTQSIAGFSYVYNDGTNPGPICTSPLRSCAEGNVYGGTEPALAWYQAVGRILGDYPPPVLPPPDPQYVKGNASAIVPDVTGRTEAGATARLRGAGFQVKSVTVPSDNQKGNVVSVSPVGSAVPGATITINISDGSRKPADDRGDRGDRTPRSEDRSNDGGGNGNDGRDDTD
- a CDS encoding Crp/Fnr family transcriptional regulator, yielding MDEVLARAGIFQGVEPSAVSALIKQLQPVEFPRGHTIFHEGEPGDRLYIIGTGKIKIGRRSPDGRENLLTIMGPSDMFGELSIFDPGPRTSSAITVTEVKAVSMDREALKDWISQRPEIAEQLLRVLARRLRRTNNSLADLIFTDVPGRVAKALLQLAQRFGTQEAGALRVTHDLTQEEIAQLVGASRETVNKALADFAHRGWLRLEGKSVLIIDSERLARRAR
- a CDS encoding ArsA family ATPase; amino-acid sequence: MTGTVDVGAMLGDSATRVVVCCGAGGVGKTTTAAALALRAAESGRSVVVLTIDPARRLAQALGVEDLGNTPQPVPLPDNDSGGGLHAMMLDMRRTFDDMVVQYATPERAREILANPFYQTVATSFAGTQEYMAMEKLGQLVAEDAWDLIVVDTPPSRNALDFLDAPQRLGAFLDGRMIRMFMAPGRGIRKIVSGAVGMAMRAVSTVVGSSMLADASMFVQSFEEMIGGFRERADRTYQLLRRPGTAFLVVSAAEPDALREASFFVERLTAEDMPLAGLVLNRTHPMLAQLPVETALAAADRLDEQRGATADDAPVPSLPPLAGAVLRIHAERGSTAKREVRLLGRFTGAHPQVPVVGVPSLPFEVSSLDALRALGDQLAADGP
- a CDS encoding GatB/YqeY domain-containing protein, with the protein product MGELKDQIRADLTASMKAKDALRTGTLRMVLSAVQAEEVAGKEARTLTDDEVLKVIAKESKKRLEAAQVFDDADRAELAQKERAEEEILAAYLPQQLDDDELAQVADAAIAEVREQLGEQPGMRQMGQVMKAATARAAGRADGSRLSGAVRSRLAG
- a CDS encoding ArsA family ATPase, yielding MPTTHARSTVEGLTSTWPETAAQSRLHFVSGKGGTGKTTVAAALSLALASGGRRVLLIEVEERQGIAQVFDTAPLPYAETKVAVADGGGEVHALAIDIEAAFLEYLDMFYNLGFAGKAMKRIGAVEFATTLAPGLRDVLLTGKVKEATTRTVDGRYLYDAVVVDAPPTGRIGSFLDVTKAMADLAKGGPIRAQSEGVVDLLHSPQTVVHLVTLLEALPVQETADAMAELQRLDLQPGAVIVNRTEATYLDDEMIAAAAEGEIDAEAIRADFERVHLTVADEDFAGLLTETIEHAIRCRAQRASARELAGLHVAQLELGEVPDGMDLGGVYQLAEQLAGQGVR
- a CDS encoding metallophosphoesterase, whose translation is MRRGPVVPALGAVAAAGAASLGYATLIERNAFALRTSTLEVLAPGSPSIRVLHLSDLHMLPRQQLKQAWVRELDALEPDLVVNTGDNLAHPRAVPAVVQALGGLLDRPGAFVFGSNDYFGPVAKNPLKYFDRNHERVPGPSLPWQDLRAAFVERGWIDATHRKQEITAGGNTISVAGVDDPHLQRDRYDTIEGKADPAADLRLALSHSPEPRVLDHFASDGYDLAMCGHTHGGQLCLPVYGALVTNCGIDRSRVKGPSQWGEHMKLHVSAGLGTSPYAPARFFCRPEATLLTLVPARVDRAATEDGEAVSRSGAGVR
- the crcB gene encoding fluoride efflux transporter CrcB, which encodes MTTLWVALAGGGGATARFLLDGAITSRRAWRFPWATLAINVLGSLLLGYLTGLAMFHDAPTGFTVIAGVGFCGGFTTFSAASVETVRLLETRRYAAGLANLGGTLVVTAAAAALGLWLASVS
- a CDS encoding WhiB family transcriptional regulator — translated: MAWTSQALCRNIDPDELFVRGAAQRKAATICRHCPVMLECAADALDNRVEFGVWGGMTERQRRALLKEHPNVRSWATFFEAARRRSAV
- a CDS encoding HAD-IIA family hydrolase, whose amino-acid sequence is MADDTDTSARRWTYLMDMDGVLVHEETLIPGADELIAELTVAGNPFLVLTNNSIRTPRDLRARLEQTGLDVPESAIWTSALATASFLDSQRPRGTAYVVGESGLTTALHDVGYVLTDRDPDYVVLGETRTYSFEAITTAIRLVERGARFIATNPDPTGPSRDGSLPATGAVAALISRATGREPYFVGKPNTLMMRSALRALGAHSEQTLMIGDRMDTDVVVGLEAGMRTILVLSGISTRQTMEMYPYRPTLVVDSVADLVGRTGDPFSR
- a CDS encoding universal stress protein translates to MDKCIVVGFDGLPAGRAALAKSAELAAALGAWLAVVHVPDTADEPVDPDSPAWAEGRDAAVAAVRASAEHELAATAVRWRFDALAGPPAAVLGSVADEEHADMIVLGAPRAGLAAAMERLLGDAVAVQLLRHGHRPVLVVPEHSR
- a CDS encoding RidA family protein — protein: MSAATPTGRLAELGLTLPPVAAPLASYVPAVRSGQFVFTSGQLPTVGGELLRTGKVGADVTPEDAKDLARVAALNALAAVDSVVGLDNVARIVKVVGFVSSAPGFGGQPGVVNGASELLGEVFGESGRHARSAVGVSDLPIDSPVEVELQVEVRS
- a CDS encoding MBL fold metallo-hydrolase, whose protein sequence is MTAPVHPAYGVLRPVTATAGVLLCRNPGIMELDGTNTWILRAPDSDAVVVVDPGPDDQEHLQRIAGLGPVATTIVTHRHDDHTGGIDRLRELTGTGVHAVLPEYRRGDGGALDDGSVIDAAGVRLRVLATPGHTADSVSLVVEGDGGHPDAVLTGDTILGRGTTVIDPQDGSLRDYLGSLDRLIDAGEGLACLPAHGPDLPDTSAVARDYRAHRQQRLNQVRDALAALGDDATARQVVEHVYRDVDESLWPAAEWSVAAQLDYLRG